The following proteins are co-located in the Colletotrichum lupini chromosome 4, complete sequence genome:
- a CDS encoding transmembrane amino acid transporter, producing the protein MVSMPGGWSEEPERAPGCYLRLSVVIARRVSAAQPQLPTPPRACYSFGICNAVVGGSSIYRIPASDSPRPVSLGTIMASPSRDPLSIPRADSPSRQFGSLPRADATARLASPVPSQQYGTPQTGRFVGSSSRLGDASETASLAPLAGAAPSSVQGPGVSALAAALSNSLGTSPPRHGTPPVRSATPPARPLSPAAAGAQLSSTPMTNYGSFDSRSRNAGAGAYEDPEIVKRHLVQPTDAASEESSMRDGVKGKQAVNADADTGLNEDEFSSLQLQGGDVTRGIYKWTEEAEARSKMQRSKSFSVSRPDPETDILDINTIKVPGGFRRNYLRRAARSPSTARDGGERGEASEAPQPRLLTSSFLEFLSIYGHFAGEELEEDDEALRPGEYFSSGEDMYESDDESDDDREPMEDSALLTPSRHRRRRKQRGGSGKNSPMSAALLLLKSFVGTGVLFLPRAYLNGGMVFSNAVLLGVAALSYYCFVLLVTTRLKVDGSFGDLGGILYGKWMRATILSSIVISQIGFVAAYMVFTSENLQAVILAVSDCKSNIAVKWLILLQVLVFLPFSLLRDIEKLSFTALIADAFILLGLAYLLYYDILTLATNGIADIIQFNRNDWTLFIGTAIFTFEGIGLIIPIQESMKNPSKFPRVMLAVMIIISVIFIGMGAISYAAYGSKTETVVLLNMPQDNKAVNSVQFLYSIAIMLSIPLQLFPAIKITENALFTKSGKYNPYIKWQKNLYRFFFVILCAVIAWGGADDLDKFVALVGNFACIPLVYIYPPLLHYKAVARNRLWKISDIILCIFGFVAMAYTTTLTVYSWAGGSDGAKPPAYCDRRGK; encoded by the exons ATGGTCAGCATGCCCGGAGGGTGGAGCGAGGAACCCGAGAGAGCTCCTGGGTGCTACCTTAGGCTGTCGGTTGTCATAGCCCGACGGGTTTCGGCAGCGCAGCCACAGCTCCCGACACCACCCAGGGCCTGCTACAGC TTCGGAATCTGCAACGCTGTGGTTGGAGGCTCCTCGATATACCGAATACCGGCATCCGATAGTCCGCGACCGGTTTCATTAGGCACCATCATGGCATCTCCTTCGAGAGATCCCCTCAGCATTCCCAGGGCCGACTCCCCGTCCCGACAATTCGGCTCTCTACCTCGAGCAGACGCCACCGCTCGCCTGGCATCGCCCGTACCCTCGCAGCAATATGGCACTCCCCAGACCGGCCGCTTCGTCGGGAGCTCAAGTAGGCTAGGCGATGCCAGCGAGACGGCAAGTCTCGCTCCTCTTGCCGGAGCTGCTCCTTCAAGCGTTCAAGGTCCCGGTGTCTCGGCTCTCGCCGCCGCCTTGTCCAACTCGCTGGGGACATCTCCACCGAGGCATGGCACACCACCGGTGCGCTCTGCCACCCCTCCGGCACGACCTCTTTCCCCTGCTGCCGCCGGCGCTCAGCTTTCGAGCACGCCCATGACCAACTATGGATCTTTCGACTCTCGTTCGCGAAACGCCGGTGCTGGTGCCTACGAAGACCCCGAGATTGTCAAGAGGCATTTGGTCCAGCCCACCGACGCTGCTTCTGAAGAGTCTAGCATGCGTGATGGTGTGAAGGGCAAGCAGGCCGTGAACGCCGACGCCGACACCGGACTGAACGAGGACGAGTTTTCGAGTTTGCAGCTACAAGGCGGAGACGTGACTCGAGGCATTTACAAGTGGACCGAAGAGGCAGAAGCCCGTAGCAAGATGCAGCGCAGCAAGAGTTTCAGCGTTTCGCGTCCGGATCCCGAGACTGATATTCTTGATATCAATACAATCAAAGTTCCCGGAGGTTTCCGTCGCAACTACCTCCGTAGAGCGGCAAGAAGCCCCTCCACGGCCAGAGATGGTGGTGAGCGCGGCGAGGCTAGCGAAGCTCCCCAGCCTCGGCTGCTGACGTCCAGCTTCCTCGAGTTCCTCTCGATATATGGTCACTTCGCAGGTGAAGAGTTGGAGGAAGACGACGAGGCCCTACGACCCGGCGAATACTTCTCCTCAGGCGAGGACATGTACGAAAGCGACGACGAAAGCGATGACGACAGAGAGCCTATGGAAGACAGCGCGCTGTTGACACCGTCGCGCCACAGAAGGAGACGCAAGCAGCGTGGCGGCAGTGGAAAGAACAGTCCCATGAGTGCGGCGCTGCTTCTGCTCAAGTCGTTCGTTGGTACGGGAGTTCTCTTCTTGCCTCGCGCTTATCTGAACGGTGGTATGGTCTTCAGCAACGCTGTCTTGCTTGGGGTTGCAGCGCTGAGCTACTACTGCTTCGTTCTATTGGTCACGACTCGTCTCAAGGTCGACGGATCTTTTGGTGATCTTGGCGGCATTCTTTATGGCAAGTGGATGAGGGCGACTATCCTATCGTCTATTGTTATAAGCCAGATCGGGTTCGTGGCGGCGTACATGGTCTTTACGTCAGAAAATCTGCAGGCCGTTATTCTAGCGGTATCGGACTGCAAATCCAACATCGCTGTCAAGTGGTTGATCCTCTTGCAGGTGCTTGTCTTCCTGCCATTCTCCCTACTGCGAGACATCGAGAAGCTGAGTTTTACTGCTCTGATCGCAGACGCCTTCATTCTACTTGGTCTTGCATACCTGCTATACTACGACATCCTCACCTTGGCCACCAATGGTATCGCGGACATCATCCAGTTCAACCGCAACGACTGGACCTTGTTCATAGGCACGGCAATCTTTACGTTTGAAGGAATTGGCCTCATCATCCCTATTCAGGAGTCGATGAAGAACCCCAGCAAGTTCCCTCGTGTCATGTTGGCGGTCATGATCATCATCTCGGTCATCTTCATCGGCATGGGTGCCATCTCCTACGCCGCCTACGGGTCCAAGACCGAGACTGTGGTGCTCCTCAACATGCCCCAAGACAACAAGGCTGTCAACAGTGTCCAGTTCCTTTACTCCATCGCCATTATGCTGTCAATTCCTCTGCAGCTTTTCCCCGCTATCAAGATTACCGAGAATGCGTTGTTCACCAAGAGCGGAAAGTACAATCCCTACATCAAGTGGCAGAAGAACCTCTACCGCTTTTTCTTTGTCATTCTTTGCGCTGTCATCGCATGGGGTGGTGCGGATGATCTAGACAAGTTCGTTGCCCTCGTCGGTAATTTTGCTTGCATTCCACTTGTCTACATCTACCCG CCCCTGCTTCACTACAAGGCCGTTGCGAGAAACAGGCTCTGGAAGATTTCTGATATCATACTCTGCATCTTTGGCTTCGTCGCTATGGCTTATACCACAACCTTGACTGTTTACAGCTGGGCTGGTGGCTCCGATGGTGCTAAACCTCCGGCATACTGCGACCGCAGGGGGAAGTAA
- a CDS encoding 3'-5' exonuclease yields the protein MYPSSYARLWNPIRGIVFGQASQNETSHPRVDMLRSLHTTTPDNSQPSVATKPNNEIIDSDSDDLPFYTAPEYQPALDNVPTAQTLQAETAGGPKEGKAEAETKAATEPADPPQTDLDFKIPLPAFRKAQAAKENTGDSFWSYTLFRGPSVGGAEQKVKVHYCKTKHTMERVCQYFVNDSVLGFDLEWFPDAKKTSGPKKNVSLIQVANESRIALFHIALFPTDDFVAPTFRKIMEDSDVRKVGVNIKGDCTRIRNHLQVDTRGVFELSHMYKLVKYSASGEVRLINRRPVPLATMVKEHLGLPMFKGQDVRSSDWSQSLNMDQLMYSASDAYAGFQLFHVLNGKRKSLDPTPPLPYNAELGLNIRLADGVTLPMAEENIEPLEADPRNISAPLSASECQAIRDSLEVEADGEGQSIAESVRAAKLAAPTQKRQKDARVVAADEKLASYRTTIKSLHASPSAVRAYFIWNDNEDLTPEAVAKVLRDPPLQTNTVVSYILEALKLEKLSFDKKRLRNEILHTLPKEVLQGRYKALMLEAHKPDTGASSSVA from the exons ATGTATCCTTCTTCCTACGCCAGACTATGGAACCCCATTCGAGGCATCGTCTTCGGCCAAGCGAGTCAGAACGAGACATCCCATCCTCGAGTGGACATGTTGCGTTCTCTCCACACCACGACGCCAGACAACAGCCAGCCCTCAGTCGCGACGAAGCCGAATAACGAGATTATCGACTCTGACAGCGATGACCTGCCTTTCTACACCGCTCCGGAGTACCAGCCCGCGCTGGACAACGTTCCCACTGCCCAGACGCTCCAAGCAGAGACCGCAGGGGGTCCGAAGGAGGGCAAGGCTGAGGCTGAGACGAAGGCGGCTACAGAGCCAGCAGATCCTCCGCAGACAGACTTGGATTTCAAGATCCCTCTGCCGGCATTCCGGAAAGCCCAAGCTGCAAAAGAGAACACGGGAGACTCATTCTGGTCTTACACGCTCTTTCGAGGACCATCGGTAGGCGGGGCCGAGCAAAAGGTCAAGGTGCACTACTGCAAGACCAAACACACCATGGAGAGAGTGTGTCAATACTTTGTGAATGATTCAGTCCTTGGGTTCGACCTCGAGTGGTTCCCGGATGCGAAGAAGACCTCGGGTCCGAAGAAGAATGTTTCCTTGATCCAGGTCGCCAACGAGAGTCGGATCGCTCTATTTCACATTGCCTTATTTCCCACCGACGACTTTGTCGCTCCGACATTTCGGAAGATCATGGAGGACTCGGATGTGCGAAAGGTCGGCGTGAACATCAAGGGTGACTGTACGCGGATACGAAACCATCTGCAGGTCGATACGAGGGGAGTCTTCGAGTTGAGCCATATGTATAAGCTTGTGAAGTACTCAGCAAGTGGCGAAGTGAGACTGATCAACAGGAGGCCTGTACCTCTGGCTACAATGGTCAAGGAACACCTTGGTCTTCCCATGTTCAAGGGGCAGGATGTCCGGTCGAGTGACTGGTCCCAGTCCCTGAACATGGACCAGCTCATGT ACTCTGCTTCAGATGCCTATGCCGGCTTTCAACTATTCCATGTTCTCAATGGGAAGCGCAAGAGCCTCGATCCAACTCCGCCGCTCCCGTATAATGCTGAGCTCGGCCTGAACATCCGGCTCGCAGACGGTGTCACCCTCCCAATGGCAGAAGAGAATATTGAACCTCTGGAGGCTGACCCGCGCAACATCTCAGCACCTCTGTCGGCCTCGGAGTGCCAAGCAATCAGAGACAGTCTCGAAGTTGAGGCAGATGGCGAGGGTCAATCAATCGCCGAGAGCGTGAGAGCCGCCAAACTGGCTGCTCCAACCCAGAAGCGCCAAAAGGATGCCAGGGTCGTTGCTGCCGATGAGAAGCTGGCCAGCTACCGGACCACCATCAAATCCCTCCACGCCTCACCTTCCGCCGTACGAGCCTACTTCATCTGGAACGATAACGAGGACCTCACGCCCGAGGCCGTTGCCAAGGTCCTCCGAGACCCGCCGCTCCAGACGAACACGGTCGTGAGCTACATTCTGGAGGCTCTCAAGTTGGAAAAGCTGTCGTTCGACAAGAAGCGGCTGCGAAACGAGATTCTGCACACGCTGCCGAAGGAGGTTCTGCAAGGCAGGTACAAAGCTTTGATGTTGGAGGCTCATAAGCCCGATACTGGGGCCTCTTCTTCGGTTGCGTGA
- a CDS encoding U6 snRNA-associated Sm-like protein LSm5 has translation MASQLLPLELIDKCVGSRIWVVMKGDKEFSGTLLGFDDYVNMVLEDVTEFDYSGNHTKLPKILLNGNNICMVPHSWRRGSGDRMKKFGQGSHLSRGSRSSRS, from the exons ATGGCGTCGCAACTGCTCCCTCTGG AACTTATCGACAAATGTGTTGGATCGAGGATCTGGGTTGTCATGAAGGGTGACAAGG AATTCAGCGGCACGCTCCTGGGTTTCGATGACTACGtca ACATGGTGTTGGAGGACGTGACAGAATT CGACTACTCTGGCAACCACACAAAGCTTCCCAAGATCCTGCTGAACGGCAACAACATTTGCATGGTAC CTCATTCCTGGAGGAGAGGGTCCGGTGACCGCATGAAGAAGTTTGGACAAGGGTCGCATTTGAGCAGAGGCAGCCGCTCTTCAAGATCATAG
- a CDS encoding SMI1/KNR4 family protein, translated as MANTFGFGAAMRSLWHDLTSYDRHSTIDSPHRTGRHVPLNRQSGILTSVATASESRADVSSPFADDYNRFSRENSYQGGGMPYTPTSPNPSAPYSPGLRSQSARRESQHDGFELQSPGDVPMQSFQDGSPPPPPVSHSWKKIDAWAEEHYPELWDQLCEGCTDNDLNELEHQLDCSLPLDVRESLMVHDGQERLGMPTGIIFGSMLLDCEEIVQEWDQWRKVNQEFLSEAAYQRPAALPKALGSSNQASSSREPASPAAANNGSWRQDLIARQDCVPPNAVQRSYAHPAWIPLVRDWGGNNLAVDLAPGPSGKWGQIVLFGRDYDTKYVIARSWAHFLAMVADDLSSGKWFVDEETNELKLREFKETRVEPPYFGILRWRMDQKYGRRAAKRRSVAPTNRAGSPAGSGANSPYTSASPTSAEPNGEQRGRSMQRLGGTSPIASPIRPGYGKSSPLARVAEETPLPELQTNGLKPTKLVEVETPRPSEETPKGSRVSLLSHVETAEGEGKENANPAGKMNGTAKANGKQPEVSEEPMKEIEI; from the exons ATGGCGAACAC GTTCGGCTTCGGTGCGGCTATGCGCTCTCTCTGGCACGATCTGACCAGCTACGACCGAC ACTCTACGATTGACTCTCCTCACCGAACCGGTCGCCACGTTCCTCTGAATCGCCAGAGCGGCATCCTTACTTCCGTCGCGACAGCCTCCGAATCCCGCGCCGATGTATCCTCTCCCTTCGCCGACGATTATAACAGATTCTCGCGCGAGAACAGCTACCAGGGCGGTGGCATGCCCTACACACCAACTAGCCCCAACCCTTCTGCGCCTTATTCCCCAGGTCTGAGATCTCAATCTGCTCGCCGCGAAAGCCAGCACGATGGCTTTGAGCTACAGAGCCCCGGAGACGTCCCCATGCAGTCTTTCCAGGATGGCTCacctcctccccctcccgTTTCCCACTCGTGGAAGAAGATTGACGCTTGGGCTGAAGAGCACTACCCTGAGCTGTGGGACCAGCTCTGCGAGGGATGTACTGATAACGATCTCAACGAACTGGAGCATCAACTCGACTGCTCCTTGCCCCTTGACGTGAGAGAGTCACTGATGGTTCACGACGGCCAGGAGCGCCTGGGAATGCCTACTGGTATCATCTTCGGCTCCATGTTGCTTGATTGCGAGGAGATTGTTCAGGAATGGGATCAGTGGCGCAAGGTCAACCAGGAATTCCTCTCCGAAGCGGCTTACCAAAGACCTGCCGCTCTCCCCAAGGCCCTCGGCAGCAGCAACCAGGCATCGTCTTCCAGAGAACCCGCATCTCCTGCGGCCGCAAACAATGGCTCTTGGCGTCAGGACCTCATTGCTCGCCAGGATTGCGTGCCTCCCAACGCAGTGCAGCGATCGTATGCCCACCCAGCCTGGATCCCCTTGGTGCGCGATTGGGGTGGAAACAACCTGGCTGTCGACCTCGCTCCCGGTCCCAGCGGCAAATGGGGGCAGATTGTTCTCTTTGGTCGCGACTACGATACCAAGTATGTCATTGCCCGCTCCTGGGCTCACTTCCTCGCCATGGTCGCGGACGACCTCTCGTCTGGCAAGTGGTTTGTGGATGAGGAGACCAACGAGCTCAAGTTGCGGGAGTTTAAGGAGACACGTGTTGAGCCTCCCTACTTTGGCATTCTTCGATGGCGAATGGATCAGAAGTACGGCCGAAGAGCTGCGAAGCGCAGATCGGTTGCACCTACTAACAGAGCCGGATCTCCCGCTGGATCTGGCGCCAACTCTCCGTACACGAGCGCGAGCCCGACATCAGCCGAGCCTAATGGCGAACAACGAGGAAGATCAATGCAACGACTGGGAGGCACTTCTCCGATTGCCAGCCCCATTCGCCCTGGTTATGGCAAGTCCAGCCCCCTGGCACGAGTGGCCGAGGAAACCCCTCTGCCGGAGCTGCAGACAAACGGCCTCAAGCCAACGAAGCTTGTCGAAGTCGAAACTCCCCGGCCGAGCGAAGAGACCCCCAAGGGCTCCCGCGTGTCGCTACTTTCGCACGTCGAGACTGCGGAGGGCGAAGGAAAGGAGAACGCAAACCCCGCTGGCAAGATGAATGGCACCGCCAAAGCCAACGGCAAGCAACCTGAGGTATCGGAGGAGCCGATGAAGGAGATCGAGATATAG